The Strigops habroptila isolate Jane chromosome 8, bStrHab1.2.pri, whole genome shotgun sequence genome includes a window with the following:
- the IL1RAP gene encoding interleukin-1 receptor accessory protein isoform X3 has product MKMASALLVALWLWMVTLGSGSERCDDWGVDTMKQIQIYEGEPAKIKCPLFETFLKYNYSTARSAGLTLIWYRIAQDRDLEEPINFRLPDNHISKEKDTLWFWPALLNDTGNYTCMLRNTTYCSKVAFPLEVVPKDQHSCVSHTIKPIEEMFYLEHANEKIICPDIDGFYPASVTPTIKWYLNCSLVDGFYERYLQEPGLVIGIVRSVYKGNYTCIVTFKDHGRTYNLTRTINMKVVGSPNKALPPQFISPNEKVVYEQEAGDDLVLSCEVFFTFLKESQTEVWWTIDGKNTGDITDPKIKVTQSEITRDFEDKTIIRTLTVTKATPEDLKRNYTCYARNAKGEDRSQAIVRMKVVAPKYTVELACGLGATILLIVVLIVVYHVYWLEMVLFYRAHFGTDETILDGKEYDVYVSYARNAEEEEFVLLTLRGVLENEFGYKLCIFDRDSLPGGIVTDETLSFIQKSQRLLVVLSPNYVLQGTQALLELKAGLENMASKGNIKVILAQYKAIQKSKLKELKQAKAALTVIKWKGEKSKFPKGRFWNQLRVEMPVKKINRSLSLDGLIHIPEKCLTPSEIKTKQTPEIHKLGQGVGRNSDFLP; this is encoded by the exons ATGAAGATGGCCAGTGCCCTGCTGGTTGCACTCTGGCTGTGGATGGTCACCCTTGGCAGCGGCTCTG AACGCTGCGATGACTGGGGTGTGGACACCATGAAGCAGATCCAGATTTATGAAGGGGAACCTGCCAAGATCAAATGCCCACTTTTTGAGACCTTCTTAAAGTACAACTACAGTACAGCCCGTTCTGCGGGCTTAACCCTGATCTGGTACAGGATTGCACAGGACCGGGATCTGGAGGAGCCCATTAATTTTCGTCTCCCAGACAATCACATCAGTAAGGAGAAAGACACCCTTTGGTTCTGGCCTGCTCTTCTCAATGACACTGGGAATTATACGTGCATGCTCAG AAATACAACCTACTGCAGCAAAGTTGCGTTTCCCTTGGAAGTTGTTCCGAAAGACCAACACTCTTGTGTGAGCCATACAATAAAACCCATTGAGGAGATGTTCTACTTGGAGCATGCCAATGAGAAGATCATATGTCCAGATATCGATGGGTTTTACCCTGCTAGTGTAACACCAACGATCAAGTGGTACTTG AACTGCAGCTTGGTGGATGGCTTCTATGAGCGATACCTCCAAGAGCCCGGGCTTGTCATTGGCATTGTCCGCAGTGTGTATAAAGGGAATTACACTTGTATTGTGACATTCAAGGACCACGGAAGAACCTATAATCTCACCAGAACCATAAACATGAAGGTGGTGG GATCTCCAAACAAGGCCTTGCCACCACAATTCATCTCTCCAAATGAGAAAGTTGTCTACGAACAGGAAGCAG GAGATGACCTTGTTCTGTCCTGTGAGGTCTTCTTCACCTTCCTGAAGGAATCCCAGACTGAAGTGTGGTGGACTATAGATGGGAAAAACACAGGTGACATCACAGACCCCAAGATAAAAGTCACACAAAG TGAAATTACTAGAGATTTTGAAGACAAAACTATCATAAGGACTCTAACAGTCACAAAAGCCACACCGGAGGACTTGAAACGGAATTATACTTGTTATGCCAGAAACGCCAAAGGCGAGGACCGTAGCCAGGCCATAGTGCGCATGAAAG TTGTAGCACCGAAATACACTGTGGAGCTGGCCTGTGGACTGGGGGCAACCATCCTGCTCATTGTGGTGTTGATAGTCGTCTATCATGTTTATTGGCTTGAAATGGTCCTCTTCTATCGGGCTCATTTTGGAACAGACGAAACCATCCTAG ATGGGAAGGAGTATGATGTGTACGTGTCTTACGCACGCAAcgcggaggaggaggaatttGTGCTGCTGACGCTGCGGGGAGTCTTGGAGAATGAGTTTGGGTACAAGCTGTGTATCTTTGACAGAGACAGCCTCCCCGGGGGAA TTGTCACAGACGAAACCCTGAGCTTCATCCAGAAAAGTCAACGTCTCCTTGTTGTCCTGAGCCCCAACTACGTCTTGCAGGGAACACAGGCCCTGCTGGAGCTCAAGGCTGGTCTGGAGAATATGGCCTCCAAGGGCAACATCAAAGTCATTCTAGCGCAGTACAAAGCCATCCAGAAGAGCAAACTGAAGGAGCTGAAGCAGGCCAAGGCTGCCTTGACTGTCATTAAATGGAAAGGCGAGAAATCCAAATTCCCAAAGGGCAGGTTCTGGAACCAGTTGCGGGTGGAAATgccagtgaaaaaaattaacaggaGTCTGAGCCTTGATGGGCTCATACATATCcctgaaaaatgtttaacaccatcagaaatcaaaacaaaacaaaccccagaaatcCACAAGTTAGGCCAGGGAGTGGGAAGGAACTCAGACTTTTTGCCATGA
- the IL1RAP gene encoding interleukin-1 receptor accessory protein isoform X1, protein MKMASALLVALWLWMVTLGSGSERCDDWGVDTMKQIQIYEGEPAKIKCPLFETFLKYNYSTARSAGLTLIWYRIAQDRDLEEPINFRLPDNHISKEKDTLWFWPALLNDTGNYTCMLRNTTYCSKVAFPLEVVPKDQHSCVSHTIKPIEEMFYLEHANEKIICPDIDGFYPASVTPTIKWYLNCSLVDGFYERYLQEPGLVIGIVRSVYKGNYTCIVTFKDHGRTYNLTRTINMKVVGSPNKALPPQFISPNEKVVYEQEAGDDLVLSCEVFFTFLKESQTEVWWTIDGKNTGDITDPKIKVTQSEITRDFEDKTIIRTLTVTKATPEDLKRNYTCYARNAKGEDRSQAIVRMKVVAPKYTVELACGLGATILLIVVLIVVYHVYWLEMVLFYRAHFGTDETILDGKEYDVYVSYARNAEEEEFVLLTLRGVLENEFGYKLCIFDRDSLPGGNTTEAVFDFIQRSRRMIVVLSPDYLTEKSISLLEFKLGIMCQNAIATKLIVVEYRPLQCTHPSILQLKESVSFVTWKGEKSKRSGSQFWKALRLALPLRSLNAGTGWNESCSSQSDISLDPIQRKRSRLKGQPNPRGASAGTLAPRGAAAAPKSKAKHRAKHFLTCRCCGTYCNGGSRLKHKHRAVAGHRWDTQLCKPGSGRPTAQGVQGRSRPEPPSAPAPGLALCHYSDLSNNNDFYVL, encoded by the exons ATGAAGATGGCCAGTGCCCTGCTGGTTGCACTCTGGCTGTGGATGGTCACCCTTGGCAGCGGCTCTG AACGCTGCGATGACTGGGGTGTGGACACCATGAAGCAGATCCAGATTTATGAAGGGGAACCTGCCAAGATCAAATGCCCACTTTTTGAGACCTTCTTAAAGTACAACTACAGTACAGCCCGTTCTGCGGGCTTAACCCTGATCTGGTACAGGATTGCACAGGACCGGGATCTGGAGGAGCCCATTAATTTTCGTCTCCCAGACAATCACATCAGTAAGGAGAAAGACACCCTTTGGTTCTGGCCTGCTCTTCTCAATGACACTGGGAATTATACGTGCATGCTCAG AAATACAACCTACTGCAGCAAAGTTGCGTTTCCCTTGGAAGTTGTTCCGAAAGACCAACACTCTTGTGTGAGCCATACAATAAAACCCATTGAGGAGATGTTCTACTTGGAGCATGCCAATGAGAAGATCATATGTCCAGATATCGATGGGTTTTACCCTGCTAGTGTAACACCAACGATCAAGTGGTACTTG AACTGCAGCTTGGTGGATGGCTTCTATGAGCGATACCTCCAAGAGCCCGGGCTTGTCATTGGCATTGTCCGCAGTGTGTATAAAGGGAATTACACTTGTATTGTGACATTCAAGGACCACGGAAGAACCTATAATCTCACCAGAACCATAAACATGAAGGTGGTGG GATCTCCAAACAAGGCCTTGCCACCACAATTCATCTCTCCAAATGAGAAAGTTGTCTACGAACAGGAAGCAG GAGATGACCTTGTTCTGTCCTGTGAGGTCTTCTTCACCTTCCTGAAGGAATCCCAGACTGAAGTGTGGTGGACTATAGATGGGAAAAACACAGGTGACATCACAGACCCCAAGATAAAAGTCACACAAAG TGAAATTACTAGAGATTTTGAAGACAAAACTATCATAAGGACTCTAACAGTCACAAAAGCCACACCGGAGGACTTGAAACGGAATTATACTTGTTATGCCAGAAACGCCAAAGGCGAGGACCGTAGCCAGGCCATAGTGCGCATGAAAG TTGTAGCACCGAAATACACTGTGGAGCTGGCCTGTGGACTGGGGGCAACCATCCTGCTCATTGTGGTGTTGATAGTCGTCTATCATGTTTATTGGCTTGAAATGGTCCTCTTCTATCGGGCTCATTTTGGAACAGACGAAACCATCCTAG ATGGGAAGGAGTATGATGTGTACGTGTCTTACGCACGCAAcgcggaggaggaggaatttGTGCTGCTGACGCTGCGGGGAGTCTTGGAGAATGAGTTTGGGTACAAGCTGTGTATCTTTGACAGAGACAGCCTCCCCGGGGGAA ATACCACTGAAGCGGTGTTTGACTTCATCCAGAGGAGCCGCAGGATGATCGTGGTCCTGAGTCCCGATTACCTGACAGAGAAGAGCATCAGCCTCTTGGAGTTCAAGCTGGGCATCATGTGCCAGAATGCCATCGCCACCAAGCTTATCGTGGTGGAGTACAGGCCACTGCAGTGCACCCACCCCAGTATCCTCCAGCTGAAGGAGTCTGTCTCCTTTGTCACCTGGAAGGGAGAGAAGTCTAAGCGTTCCGGCTCCCAGTTCTGGAAGGCATTGCGGCTCGCCCTGCCGCTGCGCAGCCTGAATGCTGGCACTGGCTGGAACGAGAGCTGCTCCTCCCAGTCGGACATCAGCCTGGACCCCATCCAGAGGAAAAGGAGCCGGTTGAAAGGTCAGCCTAACCCACGGGGTGCCTCAGCAGGGACTCTTGCTCCCAGAGGGGCAGCCGCAGCCCCCAAGTCAAAGGCCAAACATCGAGCCAAGCACTTCTTGACATGCCGGTGTTGTGGGACCTATTGCAATGGTGGCAGCAGACTCAAGCACAAGCATCGGGCTGTGGCTGGGCACAGGTGGGACACTCAACTCTGCAAGCCGGGCTCAGGCAGGCCCACAGCGCAGGGGGTTCAGGGCAGAAGTCGACCTGAGCCCCCATCGGCACCGGCTCCTGGTCTTGCCCTATGCCATTACAGTGACCTGTCAAACAACAATGACTTCTATGTACTTTAG
- the IL1RAP gene encoding interleukin-1 receptor accessory protein isoform X2, which produces MKQIQIYEGEPAKIKCPLFETFLKYNYSTARSAGLTLIWYRIAQDRDLEEPINFRLPDNHISKEKDTLWFWPALLNDTGNYTCMLRNTTYCSKVAFPLEVVPKDQHSCVSHTIKPIEEMFYLEHANEKIICPDIDGFYPASVTPTIKWYLNCSLVDGFYERYLQEPGLVIGIVRSVYKGNYTCIVTFKDHGRTYNLTRTINMKVVGSPNKALPPQFISPNEKVVYEQEAGDDLVLSCEVFFTFLKESQTEVWWTIDGKNTGDITDPKIKVTQSEITRDFEDKTIIRTLTVTKATPEDLKRNYTCYARNAKGEDRSQAIVRMKVVAPKYTVELACGLGATILLIVVLIVVYHVYWLEMVLFYRAHFGTDETILDGKEYDVYVSYARNAEEEEFVLLTLRGVLENEFGYKLCIFDRDSLPGGNTTEAVFDFIQRSRRMIVVLSPDYLTEKSISLLEFKLGIMCQNAIATKLIVVEYRPLQCTHPSILQLKESVSFVTWKGEKSKRSGSQFWKALRLALPLRSLNAGTGWNESCSSQSDISLDPIQRKRSRLKGQPNPRGASAGTLAPRGAAAAPKSKAKHRAKHFLTCRCCGTYCNGGSRLKHKHRAVAGHRWDTQLCKPGSGRPTAQGVQGRSRPEPPSAPAPGLALCHYSDLSNNNDFYVL; this is translated from the exons ATGAAGCAGATCCAGATTTATGAAGGGGAACCTGCCAAGATCAAATGCCCACTTTTTGAGACCTTCTTAAAGTACAACTACAGTACAGCCCGTTCTGCGGGCTTAACCCTGATCTGGTACAGGATTGCACAGGACCGGGATCTGGAGGAGCCCATTAATTTTCGTCTCCCAGACAATCACATCAGTAAGGAGAAAGACACCCTTTGGTTCTGGCCTGCTCTTCTCAATGACACTGGGAATTATACGTGCATGCTCAG AAATACAACCTACTGCAGCAAAGTTGCGTTTCCCTTGGAAGTTGTTCCGAAAGACCAACACTCTTGTGTGAGCCATACAATAAAACCCATTGAGGAGATGTTCTACTTGGAGCATGCCAATGAGAAGATCATATGTCCAGATATCGATGGGTTTTACCCTGCTAGTGTAACACCAACGATCAAGTGGTACTTG AACTGCAGCTTGGTGGATGGCTTCTATGAGCGATACCTCCAAGAGCCCGGGCTTGTCATTGGCATTGTCCGCAGTGTGTATAAAGGGAATTACACTTGTATTGTGACATTCAAGGACCACGGAAGAACCTATAATCTCACCAGAACCATAAACATGAAGGTGGTGG GATCTCCAAACAAGGCCTTGCCACCACAATTCATCTCTCCAAATGAGAAAGTTGTCTACGAACAGGAAGCAG GAGATGACCTTGTTCTGTCCTGTGAGGTCTTCTTCACCTTCCTGAAGGAATCCCAGACTGAAGTGTGGTGGACTATAGATGGGAAAAACACAGGTGACATCACAGACCCCAAGATAAAAGTCACACAAAG TGAAATTACTAGAGATTTTGAAGACAAAACTATCATAAGGACTCTAACAGTCACAAAAGCCACACCGGAGGACTTGAAACGGAATTATACTTGTTATGCCAGAAACGCCAAAGGCGAGGACCGTAGCCAGGCCATAGTGCGCATGAAAG TTGTAGCACCGAAATACACTGTGGAGCTGGCCTGTGGACTGGGGGCAACCATCCTGCTCATTGTGGTGTTGATAGTCGTCTATCATGTTTATTGGCTTGAAATGGTCCTCTTCTATCGGGCTCATTTTGGAACAGACGAAACCATCCTAG ATGGGAAGGAGTATGATGTGTACGTGTCTTACGCACGCAAcgcggaggaggaggaatttGTGCTGCTGACGCTGCGGGGAGTCTTGGAGAATGAGTTTGGGTACAAGCTGTGTATCTTTGACAGAGACAGCCTCCCCGGGGGAA ATACCACTGAAGCGGTGTTTGACTTCATCCAGAGGAGCCGCAGGATGATCGTGGTCCTGAGTCCCGATTACCTGACAGAGAAGAGCATCAGCCTCTTGGAGTTCAAGCTGGGCATCATGTGCCAGAATGCCATCGCCACCAAGCTTATCGTGGTGGAGTACAGGCCACTGCAGTGCACCCACCCCAGTATCCTCCAGCTGAAGGAGTCTGTCTCCTTTGTCACCTGGAAGGGAGAGAAGTCTAAGCGTTCCGGCTCCCAGTTCTGGAAGGCATTGCGGCTCGCCCTGCCGCTGCGCAGCCTGAATGCTGGCACTGGCTGGAACGAGAGCTGCTCCTCCCAGTCGGACATCAGCCTGGACCCCATCCAGAGGAAAAGGAGCCGGTTGAAAGGTCAGCCTAACCCACGGGGTGCCTCAGCAGGGACTCTTGCTCCCAGAGGGGCAGCCGCAGCCCCCAAGTCAAAGGCCAAACATCGAGCCAAGCACTTCTTGACATGCCGGTGTTGTGGGACCTATTGCAATGGTGGCAGCAGACTCAAGCACAAGCATCGGGCTGTGGCTGGGCACAGGTGGGACACTCAACTCTGCAAGCCGGGCTCAGGCAGGCCCACAGCGCAGGGGGTTCAGGGCAGAAGTCGACCTGAGCCCCCATCGGCACCGGCTCCTGGTCTTGCCCTATGCCATTACAGTGACCTGTCAAACAACAATGACTTCTATGTACTTTAG
- the IL1RAP gene encoding interleukin-1 receptor accessory protein isoform X4 yields the protein MKQIQIYEGEPAKIKCPLFETFLKYNYSTARSAGLTLIWYRIAQDRDLEEPINFRLPDNHISKEKDTLWFWPALLNDTGNYTCMLRNTTYCSKVAFPLEVVPKDQHSCVSHTIKPIEEMFYLEHANEKIICPDIDGFYPASVTPTIKWYLNCSLVDGFYERYLQEPGLVIGIVRSVYKGNYTCIVTFKDHGRTYNLTRTINMKVVGSPNKALPPQFISPNEKVVYEQEAGDDLVLSCEVFFTFLKESQTEVWWTIDGKNTGDITDPKIKVTQSEITRDFEDKTIIRTLTVTKATPEDLKRNYTCYARNAKGEDRSQAIVRMKVVAPKYTVELACGLGATILLIVVLIVVYHVYWLEMVLFYRAHFGTDETILDGKEYDVYVSYARNAEEEEFVLLTLRGVLENEFGYKLCIFDRDSLPGGIVTDETLSFIQKSQRLLVVLSPNYVLQGTQALLELKAGLENMASKGNIKVILAQYKAIQKSKLKELKQAKAALTVIKWKGEKSKFPKGRFWNQLRVEMPVKKINRSLSLDGLIHIPEKCLTPSEIKTKQTPEIHKLGQGVGRNSDFLP from the exons ATGAAGCAGATCCAGATTTATGAAGGGGAACCTGCCAAGATCAAATGCCCACTTTTTGAGACCTTCTTAAAGTACAACTACAGTACAGCCCGTTCTGCGGGCTTAACCCTGATCTGGTACAGGATTGCACAGGACCGGGATCTGGAGGAGCCCATTAATTTTCGTCTCCCAGACAATCACATCAGTAAGGAGAAAGACACCCTTTGGTTCTGGCCTGCTCTTCTCAATGACACTGGGAATTATACGTGCATGCTCAG AAATACAACCTACTGCAGCAAAGTTGCGTTTCCCTTGGAAGTTGTTCCGAAAGACCAACACTCTTGTGTGAGCCATACAATAAAACCCATTGAGGAGATGTTCTACTTGGAGCATGCCAATGAGAAGATCATATGTCCAGATATCGATGGGTTTTACCCTGCTAGTGTAACACCAACGATCAAGTGGTACTTG AACTGCAGCTTGGTGGATGGCTTCTATGAGCGATACCTCCAAGAGCCCGGGCTTGTCATTGGCATTGTCCGCAGTGTGTATAAAGGGAATTACACTTGTATTGTGACATTCAAGGACCACGGAAGAACCTATAATCTCACCAGAACCATAAACATGAAGGTGGTGG GATCTCCAAACAAGGCCTTGCCACCACAATTCATCTCTCCAAATGAGAAAGTTGTCTACGAACAGGAAGCAG GAGATGACCTTGTTCTGTCCTGTGAGGTCTTCTTCACCTTCCTGAAGGAATCCCAGACTGAAGTGTGGTGGACTATAGATGGGAAAAACACAGGTGACATCACAGACCCCAAGATAAAAGTCACACAAAG TGAAATTACTAGAGATTTTGAAGACAAAACTATCATAAGGACTCTAACAGTCACAAAAGCCACACCGGAGGACTTGAAACGGAATTATACTTGTTATGCCAGAAACGCCAAAGGCGAGGACCGTAGCCAGGCCATAGTGCGCATGAAAG TTGTAGCACCGAAATACACTGTGGAGCTGGCCTGTGGACTGGGGGCAACCATCCTGCTCATTGTGGTGTTGATAGTCGTCTATCATGTTTATTGGCTTGAAATGGTCCTCTTCTATCGGGCTCATTTTGGAACAGACGAAACCATCCTAG ATGGGAAGGAGTATGATGTGTACGTGTCTTACGCACGCAAcgcggaggaggaggaatttGTGCTGCTGACGCTGCGGGGAGTCTTGGAGAATGAGTTTGGGTACAAGCTGTGTATCTTTGACAGAGACAGCCTCCCCGGGGGAA TTGTCACAGACGAAACCCTGAGCTTCATCCAGAAAAGTCAACGTCTCCTTGTTGTCCTGAGCCCCAACTACGTCTTGCAGGGAACACAGGCCCTGCTGGAGCTCAAGGCTGGTCTGGAGAATATGGCCTCCAAGGGCAACATCAAAGTCATTCTAGCGCAGTACAAAGCCATCCAGAAGAGCAAACTGAAGGAGCTGAAGCAGGCCAAGGCTGCCTTGACTGTCATTAAATGGAAAGGCGAGAAATCCAAATTCCCAAAGGGCAGGTTCTGGAACCAGTTGCGGGTGGAAATgccagtgaaaaaaattaacaggaGTCTGAGCCTTGATGGGCTCATACATATCcctgaaaaatgtttaacaccatcagaaatcaaaacaaaacaaaccccagaaatcCACAAGTTAGGCCAGGGAGTGGGAAGGAACTCAGACTTTTTGCCATGA